A genome region from Purpureocillium takamizusanense chromosome 8, complete sequence includes the following:
- the ARC19 gene encoding Arp complex subunit (EggNog:ENOG503NY5W~BUSCO:EOG09265CCT~COG:Z) codes for MSQSLRPYLQCVRSSLTAALTLSNFASQTAERHNVPEIEAQTSPEVLLTPLTIARNENERVLIEPSINSIRISIKIKQADEIEHILVHKFTRFLTQRAESFFILRRKPIKGYDISFLITNFHTDEMLKHKLVDFIIQFMEDVDKEISEMKLFLNARARFVAESFLTPFD; via the exons ATG TCTCAGTCCCTTCGGCCGTACCTGCAGTGCGTGCGCAGCAGTCTGACGGCCGCGCTGACTCTCTCCAACTTCGCCTCCCAGACGGCCGAGCGACACAATGTCCCCGAGATCGAGGCCCAGACGTCGCCCGAGGTCCTCCTCACGCCCCTGACCATTGCGCGCAACGAAAACGAGCGCGTCCTGATCGAGCCGAGCATCAACTCGATCCGCATCAGCATCAAGATcaagcaggccgacgagatTGAGCACATCCTGGTACACAAGTTCACCCGTTTCCTCACGCAAAGAGCCGAATCTTTCTTTATCCTACGGCGGAAACCCATCAAG GGCTATGACATCTCCTTCCTAATAACAAACTTCCACACGGACGAGATGCTCAAGCACAAACTGGTCGATTTCATCATCCAGTTCATGGAGGATGTTGACAAGGAAATCTCGGAGATGAAGCTCTTT TTGAACGCGCGAGCACGATTCGTGGCAGAGTCTTTCCTGACACCT TTTGATTAA
- a CDS encoding uncharacterized protein (antiSMASH:Cluster_8.2) — MSYGRGESNTGPVEDGSGQMLLPDNADSRPANPVGHRGAGQWSSRGRGRGGRGGYTGHANAFAHLDVGVSRPSAPAASVVNSVLNPESSIWEPPEAMITQGPSTAAVEQSPRSSEGVADRPAQQRTTPAGAFASSPQGGQINAAQESFSSISSQISHNVSILTQSDGENPGATHPFPYNSPFQTYAQRPQAHLSSYSEFVGEARNAHVANNTKARANTISTVGGGGGSRSFDQMTFDLLNETLQRTDRQTAGAD, encoded by the exons ATGAGCTACGGCCGTGGTGAAAGCAACACGGGCCCCGTCGAGGATGGCAGTGGACAAATGCTGTTGCCCGACAATGCCGACTCTCGTCCAGCCAACCCTGTCGGTCACCGAGGTGCCGGCCAGTGGTCGTCgcgtggtcgtggtcgtggcggTCGTGGAGGATACACCGGCCACGCGAATGCTTTCGCCCACCTCGATGTTGGAGTCTCCCGACCTTCTGCACCGGCTGCCTCTGTCGTCAACAGCGTTCTGAACCCAGAGTCGAGCATCTGGGAGCCTCCCGAGGCCATGATTACCCAAGGCCCAAGC ACTGCTGCCGTTGAGCAGAGTCCTCGTTCTTccgagggcgtggcggaTCGTCCGGCTCAGCAGCGTACTACTCCGGCTGGCGCCTTTGCCTCGTCCCCTCAGGGAGGCCAAATCAACGCGGCCCAGGAGAGCTTCAGCAGCATCTCCTCCCAGATCAGCCATAATGTCTCGATTTTGACGCAGTCCGACGGCGAGAATCCGGGCGCGACTCACCCATTCCCGTACAACAGCCCTTTTCAAACGTACGCCCAGCGTCCCCAGGCTCACCTTTCTTCCTACAGCGAATTTGTCGGCGAGGCCCGCAATGCACACGTCGCCAACAATACAAAGGCCAGAGCCAATACCATCAGCACCGTCGGGGGTGGAGGCGGATCCCGCTCCTTCGACCAGATGACCTTTGACCTGCTCAACGAGACTCTACAACGCACCGATCGCCAGACCGCCGGAGCAGACTAG
- the SHB17 gene encoding Sedoheptulose-bisphosphatase (EggNog:ENOG503P0AY~COG:G), which produces MGGGVTPRVFIVRHGETEWSLSGKHTGRTDIPLTADGEKRVRATGKALVGDDRLIVPKKLVHIYVSPRKRAQRTFELLNLGVQDPYPWAAHGSKDPDALACSAHVEVTDDVREWDYGDYEGVTSPEIRRRRAEQGLDPNWDIWRDGCPGGESPEQVTERLDRLIAEIRRKWNEPAMGTGKHGDVLVVAHGHILRAFAMRWAGKTLQDGPAFLLEAGGVGTLSYEHHSIHEPAILLGGAFVVDMAPEGNL; this is translated from the exons atgggcggcggtgttACCCCGcgcgtcttcatcgtccgccacggcgagaCGGAGTGGTCACTCAGCGGCAAACACACGGGCCGCACCGACATTCCCCTCActgccgacggcgagaagcgcGTCCGCGCCACCGGcaaggccctcgtcggcgacgaccgcctCATTGTTCCCAAGAAGCTCGTACACAT CTACGTCTCCCCCCGAAAGCGCGCCCAGCGCACCTTTGAGCTCCTCAACCTCGGGGTCCAGGACCCCTACCCCTGGGCCGCCCACGGCAGCAAGgaccccgacgccctcgcctgcAGCGCCCACGTTGAGGTTACTGACGATGTCCGCGAGTGGGACTATGGCGACTACGAGGGCGTCACGAGCCCCGAgatccgtcgtcgccgtgccgagcagggcctcgacCCCAACTGGGACATTTGGCGCGACGGCTGCCCCGGCGGAGA GAGCCCCGAGCAGGTCACGGagcgcctcgaccgcctcatCGCCGAAATCCGCCGCAAGTGGAACGAGCCCGCCATGGGCACTGGCAAGcacggcgacgtcctcgtcgtcgcccacggacACATCCTTCGCGCCTTTGCTATGCGTTGGGCCGGCAAGACGCTGCAGGACGGGCCAGCCTTTttgctcgaggccggcggcgtgggcacACTGAG CTACGAGCACCATAGCATTCATGAGCCGGCAATATTGCTCGGCGGTGCATTTGTCGTGGACATGGCCCCCGAGGGGAACCTATAG
- a CDS encoding uncharacterized protein (COG:S~antiSMASH:Cluster_8.2~EggNog:ENOG503NWSI), with protein MMESFSCGVLGLISPSSSKVGDATGSEYPFSPASSGNQTEPRNYAPCTGPSSVTNEPPPKFDPNGIVRTNVHSAYTTAPAPAQHQAVVQPGTHEYAPQGPQAHVGSSQSVAAQQQHEQQQLVRLLSASEEPQQAPVAALSMATSVTRSAELTKLISTPGGLPLLSVALAPENFPFVESPRLAQPINRGVVKLKNIPFATKRSEVIAFLGRNSKILNDSDEPVHIIMERVTSKTMDAYVEFVNLEEAMKAVDKHHFNLKMGRVSRLGDRPIEVELSSQASLMKDLFPLARGLIWDGATPHFKPYDEQFAWENFRGFISEEEMVMLIKHVEVPHRSPYSKDCPQRPYECLISTLKKFPWFVTDRITLSQRHAMYMATERLLQVLADKVSRNYDPINLTQQLQTRLTNAALSCPGLTPLMKDNLSWMLNVSEDEQRYFGQPERAYSWRHQYALAPRPGAPLDVIDWFISIIREQTQREMLTRPHAIRRELQEKGEQTDMYWGYFWAELGHSFGPQFDKMTLADVAHAEFSAVERILSRALPH; from the exons ATGATGGAG AGCTTCTCCTGCGGTGTCCTTGGGCTCATCAGCCCATCGTCCTCCAAGGTCGGTGACGCCACGGGCAGCGAGTATCCATTCAGCCCCGCGAGCTCGGGCAACCAGACGGAGCCGCGCAACTATGCTCCATGCaccggcccgtcgtcggttACGAAtgagccgccgcccaagtTTGACCCCAACGGCATCGTGCGCACGAACGTGCACTCTGCTTATACAACTGCCCCCGCACCCGCTCAGCACCAAGCCGTTGTCCAGCCGGGCACTCATGAATATGCTCCTCAGGGCCCGCAGGCCCATGTTGGATCTTCTCAGTCCGTcgctgcccagcagcagcatgagcagcagcagctcgtccgcctGCTCTCCGCGTCGGAGGAGCCCCAGCAGGCGCCTGTGGCCGCTCTGTCCATGGCGACCAGTGTTACGCGATCCGCTGAACTCACCAAGCTGATCAGCACGCCCGGCGGCCTTCCGCTGCTCTCGGTGGCATTGGCACCGGAGAATTTCCCTTTCGTGGAGTCGCCACGCCTGGCTCAGCCCATCAACCGAGGCGTCGTCAAGCTCAAGAAT ATTCCATTCGCAACAAAGCGGTCCGAAGTCATCGCATTTCTCGGACGCAACTCCAAGATTCTCAATGACTCCGACGAGCCCGTGCATATTATCATGGAGCGGGTCACGTCCAAGACCATGGACGCCTACGTCGAGTTTGTCAAcctcgaggaggcgatgAAGGCAGTGGACAAGCACCACTTCAACCTCAAAATGGGCCGCGTGAGCCGCCTCGGAGACCGCCCCATCGAGGTCGAGCTCTCCAGCCAGGCGAGCCTGATGAAGGACCTGTTTCCTCTGGCTCGCGGCCTGATCTGGGACGGCGCTACGCCCCACTTCAAGCCATACGACGAGCAGTTTGCGTGGGAGAACTTTCGTGGCTTCATCTCAGAGGAGGAGATGGTGATGTTGATCAAGCACGTGGAGGTGCCTCATCGG TCCCCTTACTCCAAGGACTGCCCTCAGCGCCCTTACGAGTGTCTCATCAGCACTCTCAAGAAGTTTCCCTGGTTCGTGACGGACCGTATCACCCTCAGCCAGCGCCATGCCATGTATATGGCCACGGAGAGGCTGCTTCAGGTGCTCGCCGACAAGGTCAGCCGCAATTACGACCCCATCAATTTGACGCAGCAACTTCAGACGCGTTTGACCAACGCGGCGCTTTCGTGCCCGGGCCTCACGCCCCTGATGAAAGACAATTTGTCCTGGATGCTCAACGTTTCGGAGGACGAGCAGCGATACTTTGGTCAGCCGGAGCGCGCTTATTCCTGGCGCCACCAGTACGCACTGGCGCCCCGacccggcgcgccgctggaTGTCATTGAC TGGTTCATCTCCATCATTCGAGAGCAGACGCAGCGCGAGATGCTCACGCGCCCACACGCAATCCGCCGCGAATTGCAGGAAAAGGGCGAGCAAACGGACATGTACTGGGGATACTTCTGGGCCGAACTGGGCCACAGTTTCGGGCCCCAGTTTGACAAGATGACGCTGGCCGATGTTGCGCACGCCGAGTTCTCTGCCGTGGAGCGCATCCTGTCCCGTGCCCTTCCTCACTGA
- a CDS encoding uncharacterized protein (EggNog:ENOG503P81F): MAHAWTRQDKIKRGIWAAAFAAVIAVGSLTGAQLKSDKQKEETIRQFRQTTAAEQIAILETQKTHLLQQKAQLERKLDVFKERVREREAEKIAKGR; the protein is encoded by the exons ATGGCGCACGCCTGGACCCGCCAGGACAAGATCAAGCGCGGCatctgggccgccgccttcgccgccgtcatcgccgtcggctCCCTGACGGGCGCGCAGCTCAAGTCGGACAAGCAAAAGGAAGAG ACCATCAGGCAGTTCCGCCagaccacggccgccgaaCAAATCGCCATCCTCGAGACGCAAAAGACGCATCTGCTGCAGCAAAAGGCGCAGCTGGAGCGCAAGCTAGACGTCTTCAAGGAGCGTGTCCGCGAGCGGGAGGCTGAAAAAATTGCCAAGGGCAGGTAG
- a CDS encoding uncharacterized protein (EggNog:ENOG503P43S~COG:H), producing MTDTTAVNQAYFNQLAAEYDSRFEKTVGRLEKEVRGLVDFIGAPEGGRLLDYACGTGLLSRALGDGMSQCVGVDVSESMVELYNGKAKSQGFTPEQRAAYVGNLLDPADVSPVALSGSRFSGFDVAGVGAGFHHFDDPYLAASRLADRLRPAGGVLFILDFVAHEADASDREAIARGGVRHHGFGEAQMRDVFECAGVGKGFEFRVMDEDVVFENARGMGEHMTRRVFFARGERA from the exons ATGACggacaccaccgccgtgaATCAGGCGTATTTCAA CCAGCTTGCCGCAGAGTACGACTCAAGGTTCGAGAAGACGGTGGGCAggctggagaaggaggtgaGGGGGCTGGTCGACTTCATTGGCGCTCCGGAGGGCGGCCGCCTGCTGGACTATGCCTGTGGCACGGGGCTTCTATCGAGG GCTCTCGGAGATGGCATGAGCCAatgcgtcggcgtcgacgtctcgGAGAGCATGGTCGAGCTCTACAATGGCAAAGCAAAGAGCCAG GGCTTCACTCCTGAGCAGCGCGCGGCCTACGTCGGCAACCTGCTCGACCCGGCCGACGTCTCCCCCGTGGCCCTCTCGGGCTCGCGATTCTCGGGCTTCGATGTggccggcgttggcgcgGGCTTCCACCACTTCGATGACCCGTACCTCGCGGCGTCACGCCTCGcggaccgcctccgccccgcgggcggcgtgctctTCATCCTCGACTTCGTGGCTCATGAGGCGGACGCGAGCGACCGTGAGGCCATTGCCAGGGGCGGCGTGCGGCACCACGGCTTTGGCGAGGCGCAGATGCGCGACGTGTTTGAGTGCGCGGGCGTAGGCAAGGGGTTCGAATTCCGCGTCATGGATGAAGACGTGGTGTTCGAGAATgcgcgcggcatgggcgagcACATGACGCGTAGGGTGTTTTTCGCTAGGGGCGAACGCGCCTGA
- the UBP6 gene encoding Ubiquitinyl hydrolase 1 (COG:O~MEROPS:MER0004316~EggNog:ENOG503NUIQ~BUSCO:EOG09263BGW) yields the protein MAAVTVVVKHQGKKYDVEVDSGSTGEDFKLQLFSLTNVEPERQKILIKGGQLKDDADMGKLGLKAGQVIMMMGSPGSGSGSSQLVRPKDQVKFVEDMTEAEQAQQIGALPAGLVNLGNTCYLNSTLQTLRSIPELQSALSQYTPSSSGFTMLQTDLAAQLSGLYTKMSQTQEAFPPMNFLGSLRQVFPQFAEKAKSNNGYAQQDAEEAWSQIVQQLNQKLNVKDAADTPNQSFVDKYMSGEFTSLMECDEEEARNGGERAVESKDPFYKLNCHIDGSTNHLRDGILAALSAKMEKKSEVLGRDAMYTKTSKISRSPKYLTVHFVRFFWKRETQKKAKIMRKVTFPQELDIVEFCSDDLKRALIPVRDKVREIRKDEEDIERARKRRKKNHEQDLDDIPGGAGLPSEKEKREKEEKGKKKAEANKKGGEKSADADTAMGETYKTDAEIDAERDAALLAAKKELNAVIDPELRKDDGANQSGLYELRGVVTHQGASADSGHYTAYVKKSAQVDPKTGKKGEEDGKWWWFNDDKVSEVTVDKVEALAGGGESHSALILLYRAIPLPGSDGTME from the exons ATGGCGGCAGTAACAG TTGTCGTCAAGCATCAGGGCAAAAAgtacgacgtcgaggtcgactCTGGCTCAACCGGAGAAGACTTCAAGCTGCAGCTCTTCAGCCTCACCAATGTCGAGCCCGAACGACAAAAGATCCTCATCAAAGGCGGTCAGCTCAAGGACGATGCCGACATGGGCAAGCTCGGCCTCAAGGCCGGACAGGTCatcatgatgatgggcagccctggctccggctccggctcctcTCAGCTCGTCCGTCCCAAGGACCAGGTCAAATTCGTCGAGGACATGACCGAGGCAGAGCAGGCTCAGCAGATCGGCGCTCTTCCGGCCGGCCTTGTCAACCTCGGCAACACCTGCTACCTGAACTCGACGCTGCAGACCCTGCGTTCCATCCCCGAACTTCAATCCGCCTTGAGCCAATACACGCCGAGCTCAAGCGGCTTCACCATGTTGCAGACGGACCTGGCAGCCCAGCTGTCGGGATTGTACACCAAGATGAGCCAGACGCAGGAGGCCTTTCCGCCCATGAACTTTCTCGGCAGCCTGCGGCAGGTCTTCCCGCAGTTCGCCGAGAAGGCCAAATCCAACAACGGCTACGCTCAgcaagacgccgaggaggcgtgGTCGCAGATTGTCCAGCAGCTGAACCAGAAGCTCAATGTCAAGGATGCCGCCGACACACCCAACCAGTCGTTTGTCGACAAGTACATGTCAGGCGAGTTCACCTCGCTGATGGAGtgtgatgaggaggaggctcgCAACGGTGGTGAAAGGGCTGTGGAGTCCAAGGACCCCTTCTACAAGCTCAACTGCCATATCGACGGCTCCACAAACCACCTCAGAGACGGCATCCTGGCAGCGCTGAGCGCGAAGATGGAGAAGAAGTCGGAGGTGCTCGGCCGGGACGCCATGTACACCAAGACGTCCAAGATTTCGCGGTCGCCCAAGTACCTGACGGTGCACTTTGTAAGGTTCTTCTGGAAGCGAGAAACgcagaagaaggccaagatTATGCGCAAGGTCACGTTCCCGCAGGAGCTGGACATTGTCGAGTTTTGCTCCGATGACCTCAAGAGGGCGTTGATACCGGTGCGCGACAAAGTACGTGAGATCAggaaggacgaggaggacatTGAGCGCGCTCGCAAGCGCCGCAAGAAGAACCACGAGCAAGACCTAGACGACATCCCCGGTGGAGCCGGACTGCCgtcggagaaggagaagagggaaaaggaggagaagggaaagaagaaggCAGAAGCAAACAAGAAGGGCGGAGAGAAATCGGCGGACGCCGACACGGCCATGGGCGAGACGTACAAGACAGACGCCGAGATTGACGCAGAAagggacgcggcgctgctggcggccaagaaggaaCTCAACGCCGTGATCGACCCGGAGTtgcgcaaggacgacggcgccaaccAGTCAGGCCTGTACGAGCTACGCGGCGTGGTGACGCACCAGGGCGCGAgcgccgacagcggccaCTACACGGCCTACGTCAAGAAGTCGGCGCAGGTGGaccccaagacgggcaagaagggcgaaGAGGACGgcaagtggtggtggttcaacgacgacaaggtGTCCGAGGTCACAGTTGACAAggtggaggcgctggcgggcggcggcgagtcgcaCTCGGCGCTGATTTTGCTTTACAGGGCCATTCCGCTTCCAGGCTCAGACGGCACAATGGAGTAG